From one Suicoccus acidiformans genomic stretch:
- a CDS encoding cobalt-precorrin-8 methylmutase, whose product MTYIRKPQNITERSFEIISKEIERDFPEHQFRSKLEEDIVKRCIHTSADYDYMENLQITGEADIKIQELIQNGGTIITDTNMGLSGINKKILDKYGCRYECFVNNPETFELAEQKNMTRSMAAIEIAAQISGPKTFVIGNAPTAIYRIMEMLDEGSLQDVVALVGVPVGFVGAAESKQDLHESNIPSICGLGRKGGSNIAAAIINAIQYNLQDVIGVYTK is encoded by the coding sequence ATGACATACATTCGTAAGCCACAGAATATTACAGAGCGTAGCTTCGAAATAATTAGTAAAGAAATTGAACGAGATTTTCCTGAGCATCAATTCCGCTCTAAGTTGGAGGAAGATATCGTCAAACGTTGTATTCATACTAGCGCGGATTATGATTATATGGAGAATCTTCAGATTACTGGAGAGGCAGATATAAAAATTCAAGAACTTATCCAAAATGGAGGGACAATTATTACTGATACCAATATGGGGTTATCAGGTATTAACAAGAAAATATTAGATAAGTATGGCTGTCGTTATGAGTGCTTCGTGAATAATCCAGAAACATTTGAATTAGCTGAACAAAAAAATATGACGCGTTCGATGGCAGCGATTGAGATTGCTGCTCAGATTTCCGGACCTAAAACTTTTGTCATTGGAAATGCACCGACAGCGATTTATCGTATTATGGAAATGTTGGATGAGGGAAGTCTTCAGGATGTTGTAGCGCTTGTTGGAGTACCGGTTGGCTTTGTTGGAGCAGCAGAATCTAAGCAGGACTTGCATGAGTCCAATATTCCTAGTATTTGCGGCTTAGGCCGTAAGGGAGGCTCTAATATTGCTGCAGCGATTATTAATGCGATTCAGTATAATCTTCAAGATGTCATCGGTGTTTATACGAAGTAA